The window gTAAAGAGACTGTTGTTGCATCTTCGATCTTTAAATTCATGGAAAGACTTTGAAAGAAATCTGGCAGCTTTCCTGAAGCAGCTATGAACAGGGACACTGAAACCTCCTGCAAGTTCATTCCTTGCTAGAGAAGACAGGAATAGAGGGAGCAATAGAAAGTGCTGGTCTCgtagtgtgagtgtgtgcgtgtctCCAAATGGTCAAGGTCTTCCACAGTTAGCACTGTATTGAGATGGTTTATGCAGGAAGTTTGCAGAGCAGAGTCCATTCACATTATGAAAACTCAATAGAGTGAAACTCAGAAAGTCAGCCCACAGCAGGATGTTTGCACAGCAAGGGCTCTGGAAGACGAAATCGAGTCCTTCTGCCATAAAACACGTGTCAAATATCAATAGTTCCAACCTGTAAGCTGCGGAGCTGTCGCAAGGGCTCCTTATAGCCACTTGCACAAGAACTGTCAATGAATTTAATAGGTGAAATGCTTCACCACCAGTTTAGGggtatttaaatatacatatatatggagagggggggggagagagagagagattgttgctctaaatgaaatacaaaaccaAATGTTTGCTTATCAATTCAAAGTAGCTTTTTGCCATGATGTTTCTAAGTCAACTCATATTCAAAAAGTACAATTATTCTCACAtaaaagttcttgtttttttttaaacattaaaaattaaagtcttttTACCAAGAGGGCTAGGAATTGTTGACCTTGTAGAGTATTTGAGTTGTTTCTGCAGAACGCTAGGATGCAAAACTTGTTATTGGCATTTCCACATCTCTATCAGTAGGAAACGAAGACAATGTATCTTTGCTTTGGGTTTGTATACTTTTGCATAAGACATTTTGTGGCTACATACTACTACTTGCATCATTACTGGCAGGTTTAATATTAGGTATCACCTGGACTTGGTGATTAACAACATTCCCCACCCCCCCAAATCAGCAAAAGTTCCCACTCAAGTTATCAGAATGTGAAAAACTTTCCCCCTTAAAATAGTAAGCAGAGATAGTCCATCCTGCTTCCTTTGCAGAGTTTATATTGCTTTAATTCAAAACCTACGCCAATATTAGAATtcgatatttcttttttttttttttttttgtatttttctgaagctggaagcggggagagacagtcagactcctgcatgcgcccaactgggatccacccggcacgcccaccggggggcgacgctctgcccaccagggggtgatgctctgcccctccagggcgtcgctctgttgtgaccagagccactctagcgcctggggcagaggccaaggagccatccccagcacccgggccatctttgctccaatggagcctcggctgcaggaggggaagagagagacagaggaaggagagggggaggggtggagaagcagatgggcgcttctcctgtgtgccctggccaggaatcgaacccgggactcctgcacgccagccgacgctctaccactgagccaaccggccagggccgaattcgATATTTCTTTTTAAGCTGTTTCAGTCTTTGGCTTTGCAAATTTTGGTCCCTAGATAATAGTGAGTGGTTTGCTTGTGCAACTCTGctggctttctctctccctcactctggaATCTTCTCTTGTCATTCACTCTCCTGTTCCCGGGCCTCTGCTTCACAGCAGTGTAACCTCCCCTAACAATTAACTGTAGAATACTGgaaaagatggggggggggacacaacTAACAAAGAGACAGCCATGGGGTCGCTCTCCCTCTGTCAGAGTCCCATAGAATACTTCTGTGCATTCTGGTGCATGCCCACAACCACCTACTTGTGCATGCCCACTGTGCGAGTCAGAGCTGACATATTTCAGTCAATTCAGAACTAATCGACAGAGTTTGAATAAATATTACACTGGGGCTAGTGTTTCCAGTTAAGTGATAAAGTTGGCAGGTTTTACATTAAATAAGGAATCACTTTACTCAGATTTTAGTCTTCAATGGCAATGTCCGCATTTTGACAGAAGGCTAGAGAAGTGTGTATATTTAGGGTGATTGTTTCAGGACAGAGGAATGGAAGCCACACCACAAAAGGGTAAGATCAGGGGCCTTGGTTTGGTACCCGTCTCACAAATCTGCATCTCTGGATTTCCgattctttatctataaaatgaggcactGGGGAGGTGGGCAAACAGGAGGTAACTAATAAGGTGCCCTCTGcgctaaatgttttaaatataacatttaagtGTACATTCCTTTAGCTATGAGAGTATCtacatctatttattttcttaaaatacatcTATGTTTTTACTGTAAATTTCAGTGGAGATCTACATcagtatatttacatatatctgtagagaaagagagagagagagaaagttaggaaggaaggaaggaaggaaggaaggaaggaaggaaggaaggaaggaaggaaggaaggaaggaaggaaagaagggagggagggagggagggagggagggagggagggagggaggaaaagaaagaaagaaagaaagaaagaaagaaagaaagaaagaaagaaagaaagaaagaaagaaagaaagagaaaagaaagaaaggaaggaagggaggaagggaggaagggaaggaggaagataCATATCACAGTATGTATTCTTAGGAAATTTCTGTGGAAAGTAGTTTTTCAGTCCAACTGCATGTTTTCAAACTCAGCTAAGCCTCAATTCCTGTTCTAATCCATAGTTGTGATGCAGTCTGAAGATACTGAAGACCACTAATTcccttttgttttattgatttttttacttctttgtttgtttgaatgATCAGATTTGCCATGGAGAAGATTTCAGTGTCAACATTCTTACTCCTCGTGGCCCTGTCCTACTCTCTGGCCAAAGACACCACTGTGAAACCAGGGGCTAAGAAGGACCCAAAGGCCTCTTCCCCCAAACTGCCCCAGACCCTCTCCCGAGGTAGGAGCCAGCTTCTCGTCGGCTTCCAATGCCATTTAACTGGGAAGCTGAGACCTGTGTGATGAACATATTCTTGAATGTGTTCCTTCTAGATTTACCaaaatgtataattatttctACTTTCTCTAGAGCTCTTTCTTCTTTAGTATCAAAGTATATATCCCAGTCATTATCACTGCCTTTCAACAGCTTTGGGTCGGAAACTATAATAGCTTTAAATATACTGGTTCATTTTGTCCTAGGTTGGGGTGATCAACTCATCTGGACTCAGACATATGAAGAAGCTTTATACAAATCCAAGACAAGGTAAAGATGAGGACTGTGCAGTTCTCAAAGTGCTCAAGAGCACCCTCTAGTGATGTGTAGCCATACAGGAAATCCTACTCAGTAAAAATTCTCCAatccttttcttttaaagcaacAAGCCCTTGATGATTATTCATCACCTGGATGAATGCCCACACAGTCAAGGTAATTTATTCtgctaaatataatttcttttacagACTTTTAGCGTTAGCGCCAAGGTTTGGATCACTCATCTTGATAGGCTTAGCACCTAGcacagttaaataaaaaataatatttcatgtagTAAAAAGATATTTAGAGTAACCTCAAATACTTCCAcgtattatgttaaccaatggtgcatatttggggagaaaaagaaatgagctctCGGATTCATCCTTGACATCTTTCTCTTTATCCCACATCCAATACATCAACAAATACCACTGACTTTGCCTCCAGAATACATCCTAAAGCTAGTGCCAGCTTCATGACACGTGACCTGTGCTTAGAGGGTTCCCATATTGGTTTAAAGTCCTATGGTCActgtcttcaatttattttttattttactttttttttttttttttttttactgattttagcaagaatgaaatggagaaagagagacaggaacatcaatttgttcttgtatgtgccctgaatggggatcaaacccacaacctctgtgctttgggccaaTGTGCTTTGGACCAACTgagtcatccagccagggccaaattcttaATAATATTTGAACATGGGGCTCCATAGTTTAATTTTGCACTGGGCTCCATATATTATGTAGGTCCTGCTCAAATCTAGCCACTTATTGCCCAAACCAAGATCTAGAACAGGGGtgtcaaactcaactcagcatgtgggccacagagcaagatcacagccgtttggcgggccgcactaggtctacaaaaggcaactgttacgcaacacttttcagtgtcacaaaatgaccagaaactgtagttcgcatcacaactgctgttaactaagctaataatatctagctaggatgctagagaaatgaaaaatacaagtaggcccctaggcttacttaattttatccaaaatattttggacttcatggattagtctgcgggccgtacaaaattgttcggcgggccgcatgtggcccgcgggccacgagtttgagacccctgatctagaatatTATAACAGCTGCCTAACTGGTCACCCTACAGTCAGTTCTCCATACAGATGACCAAATAAAGCTGTTCAACACAAATCAGATCCTATCAGTCATGTGCTTGATCAAGTGGCTCCTACTCACAAGTAAAATTAAATCCAGATTCCTGACCACGGCCTACAAGGCTGGACACAAGCTGGTCTCTGGCTCCCCCATTCTTTCCACtctcctcattttctctctgttccatCTCTGCGTGGCCTCTGTGCTTCCTCCCAAACACCTGAGCTCATTTCTGCCTCAGGACTATTGGTCTGAGAGTCCCCGTCACCTAGTGTGGCTAGTGTGGCATACACCCCAAATCTTACAACGGGTCACTCTCTCACTTCTTTGTCCCACTCAGAGAGATCTGTCCTGACCACTCTGTATCTCTTAAACCTCTTgctgtgctttatttttcttcaaaatacatATCTCCACCTGAAATTATTAAGacaggtatttatttattgatgagctGTCCCCTACACAGGCATTTGAGCTTCACAAAGAAAGTACATTACTTTTCCCCCTACTGCTCTACTTCAGGGCATAAAACAGTGCTTACTGCTGAGTagccactgaaaaaataaataaatggatgatggatggatggatggatggatggatggatggatggatggatggatggatggatgaatggatggatgtgtggatggatggatggatggatggatggatggatggatggatggatgtgtggatggatggatggatggatgtgtgaatggattgatggatggatggatggatggatggatggatggatggatggatggatggatggatggatgtgtggatggattgatggatgtgtggatggatggatggatggatggatggatggatggatggatggatggatggatggatggatgtgtggaATGGAAGGCAAAAAGCAAAGGTAGTCAATAGCCTAGATATTACCACTGTAATCATTTGCTGAAAGGACCATGTTGAACAGTGtgttaaaaaatagaattcaacttaaaaacaaaaaacagagaacaATGTTTTTAACTGGAGCTGAGATGGATGcttaatgatttttctttatattatagcTTTAAAGAAAGCATTTGCCGAAAATAAAGAAATCCAGAAATTGGCAGAGCAGTTTATCCTCCTCAATCTAGTTGTAAGTTTCCTTTTCATCATCGCTGATATTTCTCCAGGGCTCATTATCCAAAACAGATGATCTGTTTTCTCTATACATCTTAATCATATGTGGGCTAAACTGGGATCTCTTCCAAATACTCAACTCAAAgaccagagagaaaaaaaaaaacgataCTTTATTTCATTAACAATCTACCTTTCATGTTGTTTTTACTCGGTAATTAATAACTTTAGGTTGACTGAAAAATACTCTCTCCTGTGGTTAGGATTTTCTCTGTTGCTGTAATAATTGGAAGGTTTTTGTATTTTGCAAATTACCTTCCCGTAGTCCTGGCTGCTCTACACCCATTTCCTCTCCGTCTCCTCTTTGCCTGGAAGACAAAGCTTTCTGGTGGTCCAAATCTAATCCTGCCACGTGCCCTTAGCCTCCAGCATCCCCACGGCTCCAGCATCCCCACGGCTCCAGCATCCCCACGGCTCCAGCATCCCCACGGCTCCGCCATCACCACCCCTCCTGATGTTCCAGCTTTCTGCTTTTCATCATAACTCTCGAGTCGagtcggtctctctctctctctttcatgtctttccctcctgctctgcatcctagtctgcaCTAACTTATTATTTCACATATGTAACCTGCCTCTCTGTCTATAACTGTGGGAAAGATGCACCTCTACAGTATCTTCGATGCCCAGCCCAGTaatggacacattttttttttttttcgtatttttttcgaagttggaaacggggaggcagtcagacagactcccgcatgcgcccaactgggatccacccggcatgctggggtgttgctctgttgcatccagagccactctagcgcctgaggcagaggccatggaaccatccccagcgcccgggtcatctttgctccaatggagccttggctgcgggaggggaagagagagacagagaggaaggagagggggaggggtggaaaagcagatgggtgcttctcctgtatgccctggcccggaaccgaacccgggactcctgcacgccaggctgacactctaccactgagccaactggccagggccttggacaCATTTCTGTATTAACATGTTTGAAAATAACTAAAGAGTAAACAAACTAAAagctgctttaaatttttttttaatcttagtatGAAACAACTGACAAGCACCTTTCTCCTGATGGCCAGTATGTCCCCAGGATTCTGTTTGTTGGTGAGTAAGAGACAGTGACGGGGACACACTGGGGAAATGACACCTGGGTTCCCATGGCTCCGCCTCTGCCCCCCTGACCCTCCCCTGCCGCTCCACCTgggctctggggagggagggaggggcttaACGTTCTTTAAAGtctcacaaaatattttcatcagaaAATTGTGAGCTTCCAGTTATTTCGACTGGTGACCTTTTTTCCTCACGTGCTAATTTGAACTTTTCATCTTCTGCCACAAATACATCTGAGAAGGAAGCAGCACCCTGTTAAGTGTGAAAATGTGTTGATCACTTTCctaaatacaggggtgggcaaaagtaggttaataataacaataaaaaatatacgagaatataagaattaataatacaaggataaactctgtgtttcacatacaacgGTAAATCTACTTATGCCCACCCCTGCACAACAGGCCTATAAATACTTACTTTAATCAGGCAAACTTTCAGTTTGTGGATTGGATATTTCTCTCTGACATTGCTGATAATTACCTTAGGAAACTTATGaatatgagttttttgtttgtttttgtttttttttttgtttttttgtatttttctgaagctggaaatggggagagacagtcagacagactcccacatgcgcccgactgggatccacccagcatgcccaccaggggcgacgctctgcccaccagggggcgatgctctgcccctccggggcatcgctctgcagcgaccagagccactctagcacctggggctgaggccaaggagccatcccccgtgcccgggccatctttgctccaatggagccttggctgcgggaggggaagagagagacagagaggaagggggggtggagaagcaaatgggcacttctatgtgacctggccgggaatcgaacctgggtcccccgcacgccaggccgacgctctaccgctgagccaaccggccagggctgaatatgagttttaaaaaaaattacagttgcCAAGCTCGTTCCTGCTGCTGCAACTTTGTATATGCTGTTTCCTCTATGGAAAGCTTTTCATAATTATTAGGTAATTGTTTCATATTTCCCCCTATGGGACTGTAAGCTCCGTGCGGCAGAGACTGTATCTGTTTCTGGTCACCATGATATTTTCAGTATGACCCTGTTTTAGGCTCATAAAAAGTATTTCTTAGATTACTGAACAAATTAATGGAACTTGGCTTTGATCAAAATCATCCTGACTGTAAGGCAGTCCGTGACTAAATCCGTCACACAGAAAAGAGCTTACTCTAATCAAGTGGCTCACCTATGTAATTCCTCCAAGTTCACACTGAATGTACAAAAcggcagagaaaaaggaaagggggagaggaggaaggctgAACTAGAGCTTGATACATTGGATTGGGTTAAGACTTAGAAAATTTAGAACCCTGGAAATTGAGAGTGACTTTATAGGTCACCCGGTCTTACCTTGTGCACAAAATCTGTTGGCGGTATTCCCATCTAAGAGCATTTTGGAGGTTCTAGCAAGAGAGCGCAGCTACTCGTCTACCCTTGactgaagaacggtcctctcctctagcggggaaggtcgtccccttcgaccgagcgcgcagcttcgggagggacgcacatggagcggtgagggaggaaggggacacccgcctagccagccagatccgccgaatcaaccctggcgatcaatgcggtgacagatgtcacagccagatcgccctcacatccccATCTAAGAGCATTTTAACCCACGTTCAGTCCCATCAGTCACGAGAACCAACTCCATCTCCAGGTGGCTCACGGTCCGGCTGAGTTCTCCACGCCacctgcacattagaatcacctggtagatgtttaaaaataagcTGCGTTGGCCACAGCTCAAACCAATTAAATACAATGTCTAGGGGTGGGACACAGACCTGCatcatttttttgaagctctCCAGGTGACCCCATTGTGCAGCCAGGGTTGTGAGACCACTGCAGGGAATTTAAAAGCCTCTGTGTTAATTTATCACCAGGATTCGACCAGGTGTTTGTATTTATTCCCTGCACCAAGCAGTAGCAGGCCTTAGTCTTTGTTGAACAAAAGCATGTCTGCTTCTTGTAATTTATGTTGGTCCTAGTCCAGTGTCctgaaatgacagacactgtccAAAAACTAGTGACAGACATTGCAAACACACAGCCAggtgcttcttcttcttcttcttttttttttaagaactttttttttttattttttgtatttttctgaagttggaaacggggaggcagtcagacagactcctgcatgtgcccgaccgggatccacccagcatgcccaccagggggcgatgctctgcccatctggggcattgcattgttgcaaccagagccattctagcacctg is drawn from Saccopteryx leptura isolate mSacLep1 chromosome 12, mSacLep1_pri_phased_curated, whole genome shotgun sequence and contains these coding sequences:
- the AGR2 gene encoding anterior gradient protein 2 homolog, which codes for MEKISVSTFLLLVALSYSLAKDTTVKPGAKKDPKASSPKLPQTLSRGWGDQLIWTQTYEEALYKSKTSNKPLMIIHHLDECPHSQALKKAFAENKEIQKLAEQFILLNLVYETTDKHLSPDGQYVPRILFVDPSLTVRADITGRYSNRLYAYEPSDLALLLDNMKKALKLLKTEL